The following DNA comes from Lepidochelys kempii isolate rLepKem1 chromosome 9, rLepKem1.hap2, whole genome shotgun sequence.
TTCTAAGACAAGCCCATATACACTCAGTTCCTTAAGATTGATGCTGCTGTGCCATCTCATGTTAAAAACATGCTGATCCCCAGAGAATGGAACATTTTCCCTTCAAGGAGAAGATAGGCTCTTAAATTGAAGCTGCCCTCTGAAGAAAGCGTAAGAAGTTAGACATACTTTGCAAACCTGTTCTGCCAAGGCTATCATATCCTGGCATGAACCTTCCACTATCAGGCAGGGAGGACATGACTTACTTGTAGGACTGATGGATCTTTCCCACagaaaaagtgaaactgacaggtaaagccctttttttttaatttagtaaaTTTCTCAGGATAAATCTATTGAGCTGAAATAACAACTGGAATGGTCAAACCACCTGGAAAAATACAGAATGGGCAGAACTGTAGTCTTTAGATAGTTTGATTCACACATCCAAGAGGTATTTTGTTAATTATACACTTAGGATTTGGCCCCATAATAGATAACACCCGTTCAGAAGAGCCCGAGTACCAGAAAGGAAATCAACAGGAAGGTGCATTTGTTAACCTGTGTGGAGAAGCCCATATTATGCCTGTATCAAGCCGGTCCTGTTAGCTTTTTCTGTTCATGAACATGAGCATTTGCCAAATTGACCCAAAATTAGGAATTTACTGTGCACCATTTTTTGTTCAAAGTTATTTATAAAACTATTCCTCCTCTTCCACCCTGCTTTTTCTCCAGAGacaatattaaattttaaaataaaagtttggtTGTTTAAATCCTGCCTAGTATACCATTCTGTCTTAAGATCCAGCAAAAATCTATACTTGACACAGATTAAATCAAAATAAACCTTTATGTTTCTCACAATAAAACTTTGCACAAGGCTTCCAAATAAATTCAGGATCCCCATCACTAATAACCCAAAATCTAATAGTAAATGTCCACAAATAAAAAACCAAATACACAGAATAATCTTAGTATTCATTCCTTATCCAGTGTGAAAATGTTTTGTAAATCTGACCATATGCCTTTGAAAAACAACACACTGTTTGTGGTTCTTTACACTGCATGGTGGCACTAACCCCAATTATACAAACAGTACAGAAAATAAGCATTTGAGTATTTTCAGTAGACAATTACGTGATAGGATTACATAGATGGTGAAGGGTTTATGACAGAACAAGTAAACAGttaggacctgatttttaaaggtactgagcacccagaACTCCCTTTGAGTTGAATTTGGCAATTCTAAAGCTCAGACTTTTAATCTCTTTGTTTCATACAATCTTAAATTCAAACCCCTCTATTTTCAAATGGTGTGAAGGTGAGGGTTTCTATTAGTCCAATActcacaaataaaaataaatgaaatagttGAATGAAGAGTATTTTAGTTTTTAGCTCATAACAGGAAAAGTACGTATTCAAAGGACTTTGATAGATGGCAAGTTCTGCTAATTTACTACAAGGAAGTCCTCAGATAGCTTTGTCACAATAGTACCTTAGCCTCTCAGAAGCATTAATAGATTTCACCTAACAATCATTCTTTTGAGATAGTgaagtattattatttccattttacggctggggaactgaggcacagggtagatTAGGTAATTTGCCCAAGGATGCACAGCAAGGCTATGAGGAACTAAACCACAATCTCCTGAATTTCAGTCCAGCATCCACCACAAGGCTATCCTTCCCTCCCTACTTGTTTTCCAACTTTTAAATATTGCCACAATTTCCCCATTTTCTGACttcaccaggacataatgggcaGTTCTTTCTAAAAGTAGAATAGCCTGTCTGTGATATGTTTATACATGGTCTTGATTTCCTTTTGGTTCCTTGTGCTGATACAGTTTTCTGTTGGGTTCTCATTAAACCCATATTGAGAATAGAACTGTACAGATGTTATCTAGGCCAGGCTACTTTGGAGCTGGAATGGGACTGAGAGGTGAAGAGTTCTGGCCATGACTAAATCCTTGTATGAACTGTTACATTGTTTTTTGTGTtgtttattaaaatgtttaataaaatattagaaaTGTATCAAAAATAGCTATAAAAtatcagggctttggagctgtgttCCGGCTCCGCctcagctccaggcaaaaacctgcagctccactgttcCGGAGCTGCTCCAcactccagctctgggctccgcTCCAAAGACCTGTAAAATATAATTTTCATGAAACAAAATTAACTACCTGCACCTATAGTATTGTCCATCCAAGTTCTTGTATGTGCAAAGTCTCAGATATGCATAtattgtgacagactgacaatatcctgtatTATCCTGAACAAACTGGATGGAACTAAAATAAAttttactgaattaaattaaaccgTATCAAATTAGGATTAATACGTTTGAGAcatgtattaaaaatgaaattatgtCTGTGTTGTTGTGGCACTGTATATACCTTCTCTAGCAGGGAGGGAAGATGTTAATATACTTCCTCCATTATCAACATTTTGAAGCCACCCACCTGATAGCCATACACACCTCCTCCCCCAATCCCAAGATTTCAGTTCTAGGCCTCTACGTTCTTACATCTTTACTGAGAAACGAACAGTAGAGGCAGGGAACTTTGCAGCCTGGAAATATTCCAATCAGAAGCAAGGATACATGTCTCCCCTCAAGAGAGGAAACAGATGGGGAGCTTGAAGCCTAAAAGTGGGTGTCCTTGCTGGACAACTGAGGGAATCTACAGGTGCAGTTGTCCTCAGTTGTGACACATGTAAACTGCATTTGCCTGTTCAAGCTGAATAATTTCCACATGAATAGCCAAAGTTTCCCATGTAAAAACTTGCCCATAAGGAAAATGAAAAACTTGAACTGCAGGTGGAATTTAAAGGCCAGATTTTGGCACTATGAGATAATATAGTACCTCAGCAATATTCTTACCCAAGTTCAGACAGCTGGGTGATTTGGAGTGCATTTGTTTTCTTGTATGAACATTTCATGAGACTTGATTTGGACCACAGAGTGGTAGCACTTAAAAAGACTTGcttctttttttgcttttcagtAGCTGTCACTCCCAGGCATACAGCTGAGCATAGGGAGGATAAGTGTTGGAGATGGCAAAGAAGGAAACCCAAATGATCACCAACTCTCATAGTATTGCATACATTTGCATTTACTCTGTTACTCATTACTAGCTTTAACAACATCTTAGCTTCTCAGATTCTTTGTTTTCAGGTCATGTCTTAATAGAGCTGATATTACTGCTCTTTGTGGAATTTCATCATGGACATCAGGATCCCTTTATTTGCCTCTTGCTGATTCTGCAGCAGATGATGTAAATGGCTCTGCATTTTGGATCAATGTGAAATTTCTGCCAACCAGTGATTTCTTAATTACACTATTTTGTAGAACTGATGACTAGCTATGGAAAatgacactaaaaatcatggttcCAAATTTCTGGACATTTTATAATAAGCACTTATGTAGGTGCATAATGGAGTGTGAAAAGTGTGCAAAAATTGTCATTACTGCAACACAAAGACAACCATAACTGCAGCACCTGCACTCAAAGGACTGCAGGAACTGCTCCCATACTACACTGAAAAGAGGATAAGAGGACCCTAACTTCCCTTTGCATTGACTGGAGAACAGCCTGGCTGCACTGCATGAAACAAAGTTACATCATTGTTTTAGGATACTGCAGCCTCAGCAGTCCCACTGCACACCAGGCATAATTCTTCCCTAAGCTCTTCATGGGATAGCATAGCTTTTCACCATCTCCAACTTAGGTCAGTTTGATcttacagaaataaaaattaagagTTGGACAGTGAATCCTGACTAGTAGACCTTTATGGTTGAAGGAGGACGAAGCTGCATTCCAGACTAATAGCCAGTGGAAATAGGATGGACAGATGAAAAAAACATTGACATATAAACCATACAATAATTTGTGAAAATTCCCAAGGTAATATTGCACTGGTAGCTTGTAATGTACTGAAATTAAATCCCACCCCAGTATGTCTAGaaatcagggcttaaattcagccagagctgtccaGAGCGGAGCTCCGGTAATTATTTTCAACCCTTGACTCCAGCCTGATGCTgttggttctcaaccagggatccatAGCCCTCTGGGGGgctgtgagctggtttcagggcaTCCATGGGGCCCCATGGATGAAGCCTAGAGCCCTGAGCTCCGGTGTGCCTCACAGCgaagaagccccaagccctgctgtgccctgcagggctgaagccctgagtccAGGCGCACCTGGCGGGGCTGAAGTCCCAAGCCCCaatttggggtggggtgtggggggctccagGAAATACCctatgagaatttaagccctgctagAAATTGATTTGAGTAATGCAAGGGCAGCACATACTGGTAAGCAACTTTGTTCAGTCAACAGGCAGAAAAACTCACCACCACAAACTTTATAGCTTTATGTACCCAAGGCTCCAAACAATATCTATCTgaagacaaacaaaacaaaatttgttgTTCTTTCTGCTAATATGAGTGAGGGTACGCAAATGTAACTTAGTTATCAAACGAACTTCAATGTTCCCCAATATCCATAGATAAATAAGAAGGACCAAGAGTCTAGGGAGGGCCAAGTACTCCTGCTGAGCCACAGAAACATTGTCAGAAAAACTCGTTTCTATTACATCCACTGTGTGTGCAGCCAATTGCTCCCCTGAGCAtacttggtttaaaaaaagatttagaatGATTGAATTTTGCATAGATTATGGATATGTGATTTTTCTGAACCCAGAAATTGTGAATGATATATAGTAGTACTAAGGaattataaacagaaaaaaaaattaagtagaaAACACTGATGATGCAGTGCTCTTTGCTATGCACTGACACGGCCTAGTCATAGTTGCTATCAAACAAGCCCAGAGGTCTCTGaccaaaatataaacaaacaaaaaaacataaatcctttattttaaagtgtttccTTACTTTCCCCCACATATATCTTTCAGCAACCAGCTATGAGGAGCCTGCAAAAAGAGAGAGCTTCTCATCCCACAGCTTCAAActcattaatatatatattattaaaaataactgtaaaatattttttcatattcaaaCAGCATTTACAGAGTGTCAAAAGAAATCCAAAGATGTTAAGGTTTAGAACTGCACAATTCAGACATCCAAACAATCTTAACTTCATCCTATGACAccatgagaaaaaaaatgaaaaaattgaatGAGACTTTACAAATCAGTTTAAATGTAATCTGAGATTACAAATATGATTATGCACTAATCATAATTGTATGGTTAATGCATGacatcactacagggcagagttaaagttgtttgTGTGTTTTAGCTGTGAATTTCTATATCTGATTATGTTTGAATATTTTAAGATTagcataaaaacataagaatggccatactggatcagaccaatggttcatctagcccagtacctgTCTTTCAGCAGTGGCCGATACCAGATGcttaagagggaatgaacagaacagggcaattatcaagcgagccatcccctgtcatccagttccagcttctggcagtcagagatttaagAACACTCAAAGCATGGGGTTTCATCTGTGACCATCTTCCATGAGAGCCAATAGCCCTAGTCAGGAACCAGGAGCCaactgtgcttggcactgtacatagaacaaaaagattgcATCTGCCCCAgagggcttacaatctaagtgtgagacaagagacaacagttGGAGACAGCCAGATACATGGgagagtacaaagaaacaatgagataatattAGTCAGCAattggtctcagcacaccagcagcctaccCACTGTCAAGTTTTTATAGGTATCATGGAAAAGGAAAGATTTAGGGAGGGTTTTTAAGGAGGTTAATGAGGTAGTTTTGCTGATGTTTacggggagctcctcccaagcatgagaaaaagcatgaaggtgcttgctagaaaatttaacaagtgggcgacggaggctggcatcatggaccAATCACAGGCAGGAGTTGACATCTTGATAATGAATGAGAGATGACTGGTAGGGTTGGGATAGGCAGTGAAGTGCCTGGAAACTGAAGACAAGTCGCTTATGTTTGATGTAATAGAGAAGGGGGAGACAGTGGAAGGATGCAAAAAGAGGGGTAACGTGGGCAAAGTGGCAGGTTAGGAAAATAATGTTTGCAGCAGATCATAAACAGGTATAAACAAGCAGATATAAGCAGATATTCTGAAGGATTGTTTTCACCCTTATATTACTGAGATGTACTCAACCTTAACTTTAAATATACTTTAATTTAGTATCTTTCTGGAAATTAATATTAAAGATGAGAATGACAACTGTCTGTACTCCAGAACTCTATGGAATGCTTGAAACTAACAGGAAACACTTTTGCCTTCACTCCACTGTTAGGCAAATACCACATTACTGAATCACAATAGTAAGGAGAAATTGAAATTGTCTCTGTTCTTGGCTGTTACACTTTATGGGCATGATTGTGCAATTCTTGGATGGCGTAAAGCTGGCTCAGCCTGCTCCTACACTGActgactgccccctccaccccaggaaGGGATGTATTGAAAGAGCAAGGGGACATGATGAAGGCAGGTAAGGGGTGGGAAAGAGATCCACTGTTCTCAGCTGTTGTAGGGTGCAGCTTTTGAATCAGGAAGCTGTGACCAGCTCCCTGACAATCTCTGGTTCTCTATTTTAACTCAGAGAGACATATTATCTAGccaagggggaagaagagggaattGAAATTTATGTGACACAAATGTCAATCCATGActtaattgtaaaataaatgccAAGATAAGGGACCCCAATGCTGCCTTTTACAACTTGTCTTCTTGCATTTGCCCAGTGCTTGATTCTCACTTATTCTACTGTCAGGTGTTGTCAGTACTTTGTGGAGTTGAGTCAAAGCTTCATTAGGTTATGTTATTGACATGCCATGTCATATAGCTTCAAGACATCACATTGCATCAAAATatcataatataataatatatgcAACTAAATAGGGTCAAAATGTCATTGTGTTATGACAGTAGCACCCAGCCTTATaacacaggagggccacataaacctgAGCACAACCTTGTGAgggccaaacagattctgttTCGTATATACAGTATTTAGGTAGGTGGTTATGTACAGTACTGTctatttaaaaagacagaaagaaatcAGTGCATAAAATGTGTATCAGAATTATAAAAAACAGTAAAGAACACATAATTAAACTAAAATTATGTAAACATGACAATAAAATGCTAATGAGTCGGCcattagtatattgtgttgaagcaggcccTAGGCCTTATGAAATATTCTGGTGGGCCATCTATAGCCTGCAGGCCATAGGGTAGACACCTGTGTGCTATGGCAAATTGGTACCGTGCTGCCTCAAAATAGTGACAACTGCATCAAAATGATAGGGGTTACTGTATCAAAATGGAGATGCGGTATATCATAAGGGTGTTGCACTGTAATGAAATGGCATTGTGCCATGTTAGAACACAATACATCTGTATGCTTCAGCGCAGCGTCCAAAGTGCCACATTGTGTCAAAACAGTGACAAGTGCCTAAAAATGACTGCATTTGATTAATGCAGTGCTATATAGCATCAAAATTGTGGCACACTATCAAAAGTGTATCAGACTATGTATGATACACTACATCAAAACAGGTGACCCATATCAATACCTCTTAGCACAGCATCAATAGACAGCTACATCATGTTAAAACAGGACTGCCGAGTATCACAGCACTTCACCATGCCAATGTGCCTTTGAAACTCCCTTACCAGAGGTTTGATTATGTCATTTTTAAGGGCAGCAAGTTCCTGAGCTGTGGAAAGATTTTGCTGAGATTCATTGTGGCACTTCTACCCTTGGCTTATGCTCTGGCCTACTTGGAAGTACTGGTGGCCTCTGAGTAGTATACATTTGGTGTTGTGGGGACCCATTTCACCTTGCATTTGAAAAAGCTGGCTCAGTTTTCTGTAGGTGGGGTTATTGGGTGTCTATATATGGGGGCTAGTGTGGTATAGACTCCTTGAGGACTGAATTTGCTGTGTAATACGTGGGGTGTGTCTGGGACAATGGTCACTGTTTATATAGACAATGTTCCTGTGGGGTTGGGTAAAATGTGTGTTTATGAGGATGGATCTGAAGGAATagacagtgtgtgtatgtggacTATGTGCCTGGGGGATAATGTGCATTGTGTGTGTAGAGGAGGTGGATCTTGGAGAATGCTCATTGTACGTGTATTGGGAGGGTGGTGGTGTCTAGGGGATTGTGTGCATTGTGCATatatgggtggtggtggtgtctataAAGTGGGTGAACCTGTACGGGtgcgtgtgtatgggggtggtTGGGCCTGTGGGATGGTCTGTACTATGTATGTGTATATGGGTAGGGCTGAGTCTGCGGgacgtgctgtgtgtgtggggggcgagCCTGTGGTGGAGGCCCCTGTGTACATGAGGGGGTGAGCCTGTGGATGGGGTGTGCTGTGTGCATGGGAGGGGGGGCCTGAGCTTGTGGGTGAGGTGCACTGTGTGCATGGGGGGTAAgcctgtggggtgtgtgtgggggggggtgctgcaTTCATGGGGGGGGGCTGAGCCCGTGGGTGAGGTGCACTGTGTGCATGGCAAGCCAAACTAGTGGCTGGGGTGCACTGTGTGCGTGGGTGGTGAgcctgtggggtgtgtgtggggggggtgctgtgTTCACGGGGGGAGGGCTGAGTCTGTGGGTGAGGTGCACGGTGTGCATGGGAGGCCAAACTTGTGAATCGGGTGCgctgtgtatgtgtggggtgagtgctgcgtgcatggggggggtggggctgagcctgTGGGTGGTGTGCTCTGTGCATGGAAAGGGCAAGCCTGGTGGTGGGGTGCACTGTATGCATGGGGGGGTGTGTGCTGTGTGTATGTTGGGGAGTGAGCCATGTGGATGGAAAGCCCAgcctgtgggtggggtggggtgtgcgTATGGGCAGGGGAAGCTGTGTGTATGGGAGGTGAACCTGTGAGTGGCCTGCGCTGCATGTCTGGGGGTACGCGTTGTGTTTATGGGAGGTGAGCCTGTGGGTGGGGGGCAAGCATGGGAGTTGAGCCTGTGCCCTATGTACGTGTGAACTGCGTGTATGTATGGTATGACTATACTATGTAAGTCTGCATGTGGGGGTGGGCACCGCaggtgggggagaagaagggCCCTCCTTGTTCTTCCCTTCTCTGATACGCTCTCCGCCCTTTGATGCTACATTGTTCTCTTCAGCCCGTGTGTAAGGGGCTTccttccagccccctcccctgtctgAAGCAGCAGGGACGGTTGCCTTTGCACTCGGCCCCAACGGTCGCCCGCGCGCTGACGGGTTGTTTACCTCCTCGCCAccgcctccctccccactttCTGTGGTTGGCTCCCTCAGCAGCCAATCACTGCTGCTTCCAAACTATAAACCTAGCGGAGGGGGTGGGAAGTTCTCCTTTCAAAAAAAATAGTTGGAGTACGCTACGTCACTCGGAGGTACTGATTGGACGGGGCAGGAGGCAGTTCAAGCGCTGACTGGCATATCCGGCTGCTAATTACTCTAAATCCTCACCTCTCGTTGTACTCACTCTTCCACATACACGCCAAATCCCGCCTCCGTCTCCCGTATCTCTGTGTGTGAAGCGCTGATTGGACAATACACAAGTTGTCCATCCATCTGCCAGTCACCTTAAGCTCCGCCTAACTTTTGACCCTCTCTTTTTGCTACGTCGCCGACAGGCAGAAGCTGTTGCCGGCTTTCATTGGTCCAAAGCGCTGCCGATCCATCAGAACCTCTCCTCTTTCGGATGCGCACAGACCCTCCACCTTTCCCGATTCCTGATTGGGCCATCTAGGAGCTGTCTCCGTCTCTTATTGGTATATTCCTCTCTCACTCCAGGGGGAGGCCGTTCGGCTCCCCATTCTCACCCTCACTCTACACACTGGAATACAGAAGACCCCGCCCCCGGCTggttgaagccccgccccgtccCCTGTACTCgtcctccccctcccttgcagcGTCACGTGATGTTTTCGCCGTGGTGCCGCTGAGGCAGCTTGTGTGAGTGAAAGTAGCAGAGCCCGGCGCGTTGCGACCGGCTGGGAGCGGGTGAGCGAGGGGCGAGCGTTGGAGTCACTGGCGAGCTCGTGTGCGGAGCGGAGCTCTCCGGCGCCTCATGTCCAGCCGCGCTTGGAGGACGCTTCCCTTGTGAGGGCGGAttcccccctaccccagctctcTGGCCCCTAAGATGGCGAGTGGGATGAATGGCCCGGGCGGAGGAGGTGGTAGCACCGCGGTCAGGGGCGCCGAGGCGGAGCTGGGCACCCGGAGCGTTGGAGGAGGGGTCGCCCCCTGCCACGGGGCTGGAGTGCCTAGGACTGCTACTACGGCTgaggagcagcaggagctgggcgagAGCGGCCCCTACCCGCCCACTCAGCCccaccacctgctgctgctgctgaaaagATCGCCCAGCGCCTCCTTGTGCctggtgcaggaggaggaggtgcccGCTGCGGCGGCTCCCACAGGGCGAGGGGCCCTCTCTGGTGGGCGAGGTGGCcagccagccaccccagcacGAGGAgctcctctgccagctgctccctccATGGCTCCTGTGGGGGATGATGTGAGGAAATGTGGCTACTTGAGGAAGCAGAAGCATGGCCACAAGCGCTACTTTGTGCTGCGGGCCGAGAGCCACCTGGCCCCAGCGAGGCTTGAATACTATGACAGTGAGAAGAAGTTCAAGAGCAGCCTGAGGGCAGCGGCAGCTGCTAGTGGGTCTGCTATCCTctgctgcccccctcccaagCGAGTGATCCCCCTGTACCAGTGCTTCACAGTCAGCCGGAGGGCAGATGCCAAGCATAAGTACATCATTGCCCTTTATACCAAGGATGAATACTTTGCCATGTTGGCTGAGAATGAGGTGGAGCAGGAGGCCTGGTACCAGGCGATCAGTGAGCTCATGAACCAGAGCAAGAGGGGGTTCTTAGAACAGGAGGACCAGACAGATCAGCAGATGGATGAGGATGATGAGCATTATGGAGCTGCGCTTAGACCAGGCACCATATACAAGGAGGTGTGGCAGGTTAATGTGAAGCCCAAGGGACTGGGGCAGACAAAGAACCTGACTGGGGTGTACAGGCTGTGTCTATCTAGCAAGGCTATCTACCTAGTCAAGCTGAATTCAGAGGTACCTGCTGTCCACTTGCAGCTAATGAACATCCGCCGCTGTGGGCACTCAGAGAACTTCTTCTTTATTGAGGTGGGCAGATCTGCTTCCATTGGGCCTGGTGAACTGTGGATGCAAGTGGATGATTCAGTAGTTGCCCAGAATATGCATGAGACCTTCCTAGAGACCATGAAAGCTCTCAAGGCCTTCACAGAATTCAGGCCCCGCAGCAAGAGCCAGTCatctggtggtggcagtggtaCCAATCCTATCTCCTTTATCACCACTAGGAGGCATCTGGGCAACCTGCCTCCTAGCCAGACTGGCTTGCAGAGAAGATCCAGAACTGAGTGTGTTACTGGGGGGACTCCGCCCACCACCAAGAATAGCAGTTCATACCGCTTCAGAACATCTAGTGAAGGGGAAGGGACAATGACCAGACCTTTCAGATCAGTGACTGGAAGTCTGATCCATTTGAACACTGCAAGGATGAACTTGGGCCGGCAAGAAGGGAGTGGAAGGTATGTCAGAGCAGCTTTCACCTCTTCTTATCATACCAGGTCTGCCTCCCTGCCAGTGTCTCATTTCCCCTCCACCACCAGCCCCATTAGTGTTTCTTCCAGTAGTGGCCATGGCTCTGCCTCAGACACACTAACCAGGCCTTCCAGTTCATCTGTCTGTGGGTCCCCAAGTGATGGGGGCTTTATTTCTTCTGATGAATATGGCTCTAGCCCTGGGGATTTCAGGTACTTTCGTGTCAGAAGTAGTACTCCAGATTCTTTGGGAAACACACCACCTATCAGAGAAGAGAATTGTTTAAGTGAATACATGTCCATGAATAAACAGCAAACAGAT
Coding sequences within:
- the IRS4 gene encoding insulin receptor substrate 4 translates to MASGMNGPGGGGGSTAVRGAEAELGTRSVGGGVAPCHGAGVPRTATTAEEQQELGESGPYPPTQPHHLLLLLKRSPSASLCLVQEEEVPAAAAPTGRGALSGGRGGQPATPARGAPLPAAPSMAPVGDDVRKCGYLRKQKHGHKRYFVLRAESHLAPARLEYYDSEKKFKSSLRAAAAASGSAILCCPPPKRVIPLYQCFTVSRRADAKHKYIIALYTKDEYFAMLAENEVEQEAWYQAISELMNQSKRGFLEQEDQTDQQMDEDDEHYGAALRPGTIYKEVWQVNVKPKGLGQTKNLTGVYRLCLSSKAIYLVKLNSEVPAVHLQLMNIRRCGHSENFFFIEVGRSASIGPGELWMQVDDSVVAQNMHETFLETMKALKAFTEFRPRSKSQSSGGGSGTNPISFITTRRHLGNLPPSQTGLQRRSRTECVTGGTPPTTKNSSSYRFRTSSEGEGTMTRPFRSVTGSLIHLNTARMNLGRQEGSGRYVRAAFTSSYHTRSASLPVSHFPSTTSPISVSSSSGHGSASDTLTRPSSSSVCGSPSDGGFISSDEYGSSPGDFRYFRVRSSTPDSLGNTPPIREENCLSEYMSMNKQQTDDSSRDDYMEAEKCFRKRTYSLTKPASATVQQKTTQTTASLDEDSAGRHRQLPCSESPKLKENHEPDYSDATLDSVCNQSRSKARDDGYMPMMPGVASSLTSNNDYLPMTPKSVSVPKQISNSWSLSQVDSRGYMMMFPRASSSPVRSPLAGFISKGGNEKVTNEYMDMSPGNSAVPKQPSDSNCIHTNTVSKGISSYFSLPRSFKTLSGQNGDHNEYVPMSSPGKLLYGEHENVKCVNSEPLANGISKSSVVKVSDEGLAQNRATRPTKLPLGTRGSNTIPRMYDRTAPPEPASPGEYINIDFSEKASNTPYSLSAEGSPSSLGSSSDHRQSPLSDYMSVDLDVQSPKVAKELSNSLTDISIYASSSIPRNQPNDYARLSFDTACVSSTSSRADDYTEMTFNMATTPLRPFTAESSNGIKIDSPPSIVNRLCVVDRYAGSGSFSVPSSDPPMGPKVIRADPQGRRRHSSETFSSAGAVTTSSSFFTDSSKRHSSASFDNVWLKPDENISDGHESKMSRDTSTGFQNGLNYIALNLRDDSMNCEASTNAPTCHLQNGTSNLDSGAYVSIDFTRSDGLKCNSARKD